In Alkalihalobacillus sp. FSL W8-0930, a single window of DNA contains:
- a CDS encoding YugN family protein: protein MKFDETGFEGQEVKFEHIQHAANACGFVHGEQWDYERAMFDYKIVNQGDTYYVRVPIYSIKGDIPRKETICRLMSPLLGKHYYPHGVEYAGETFPDSVVTKAKSKLDLLKHTLEQEV, encoded by the coding sequence ATGAAATTTGATGAAACCGGTTTCGAAGGACAAGAAGTTAAGTTTGAGCATATCCAACACGCTGCAAATGCGTGTGGCTTTGTACATGGAGAACAGTGGGATTATGAACGCGCGATGTTTGATTACAAGATTGTTAATCAGGGCGATACATACTATGTTCGAGTACCGATCTATTCCATTAAAGGAGATATCCCGAGAAAAGAAACAATCTGTAGGTTAATGTCACCACTACTTGGTAAGCATTACTATCCACACGGTGTAGAATATGCAGGCGAAACCTTCCCAGATTCTGTCGTAACAAAAGCCAAATCTAAACTGGATTTACTTAAACATACGCTTGAGCAAGAGGTTTAG
- a CDS encoding DUF420 domain-containing protein, which translates to MSETVSTHKKRNYKPLIIIVTIIVNGLVAVLSGMPGYENFDAFDVQLLPMFNAIFNSFTFLFLLAALISIIKRKVTWHKRFIYAAFTTTTFFLITYVAHHFLSSSTAYGGEGFLRYFYYFILITHIVLAAVIVPLALTTVTRAWNMENERHKKIARWTMPLWLYVSFTGVLVYLMISPYY; encoded by the coding sequence TTGTCAGAAACAGTATCAACACATAAGAAGAGAAATTATAAACCACTTATTATTATCGTAACTATTATTGTTAATGGATTAGTGGCAGTACTCTCAGGCATGCCTGGCTACGAAAACTTTGATGCATTTGATGTACAGTTGTTACCGATGTTTAATGCGATCTTTAACAGTTTTACTTTTTTATTTTTACTTGCTGCCTTAATTTCAATTATTAAACGTAAGGTCACATGGCATAAACGATTTATCTATGCGGCGTTTACAACAACCACATTCTTTTTAATTACGTATGTCGCCCACCACTTTTTATCTTCATCCACAGCTTATGGTGGAGAAGGGTTTCTACGTTATTTCTATTACTTTATCTTGATTACGCATATCGTGCTAGCAGCTGTAATCGTACCGCTTGCACTTACTACTGTGACTAGAGCATGGAATATGGAGAACGAGCGACACAAAAAGATTGCTCGCTGGACTATGCCTTTATGGTTATATGTTAGCTTTACTGGTGTATTAGTGTATTTGATGATTTCTCCTTACTATTAA
- a CDS encoding cytochrome C oxidase subunit IV family protein — protein sequence MANHLSERFETSAMTNEEKRSHKAEIRKQIVAFALMIALTFMAFAAVATDFVPRTLAIPFILILAIVQLALQLLFFMHMKDKDHAWANVFMITGIFITLPTIVALMLLIGVTKY from the coding sequence ATGGCTAATCATTTAAGTGAGCGCTTTGAAACAAGTGCCATGACAAATGAGGAGAAACGATCTCATAAAGCCGAGATTAGAAAGCAAATTGTTGCATTTGCATTAATGATCGCTTTAACCTTTATGGCCTTTGCTGCTGTGGCAACAGATTTTGTTCCACGAACGCTTGCCATCCCGTTTATCTTAATTCTGGCGATTGTGCAGCTTGCTCTTCAGCTTCTGTTCTTTATGCATATGAAGGATAAGGATCATGCGTGGGCAAACGTCTTTATGATCACAGGAATTTTTATCACACTTCCAACCATCGTTGCACTTATGCTATTAATCGGTGTAACAAAGTATTAA
- a CDS encoding cytochrome (ubi)quinol oxidase subunit III → MSGSVDLSNGLPSHPERATLEGKNKFLGFWFFLGGETILFATFFGTYLGLRNGTADGPTSADIFHLELVFIMTMLLLTSSLTSVLAMSAMKKNNFRSMMIWLVITVVLGLGFLGMEIYEFYQYVNEYEFGFTTSAFASAFYSLVGLHGAHVTFGLCWITLLIVRYARSGITLTNAPKFYVASLYWHFIDVVWVFIFTVVYLMGVGGGSHG, encoded by the coding sequence ATGTCAGGATCAGTTGATTTATCTAATGGTCTCCCGTCGCATCCGGAACGAGCTACCCTTGAAGGGAAAAATAAGTTCTTGGGCTTTTGGTTTTTCCTTGGTGGAGAAACAATTTTGTTTGCCACATTCTTTGGTACGTATCTTGGGTTAAGGAATGGTACGGCTGATGGTCCAACATCAGCTGACATCTTCCACCTTGAGCTAGTATTTATTATGACTATGCTTCTTTTAACAAGTAGTTTAACAAGTGTGCTAGCTATGTCCGCAATGAAGAAGAATAACTTCCGCTCAATGATGATCTGGCTTGTAATTACTGTTGTACTTGGTCTTGGGTTTCTTGGAATGGAAATCTATGAGTTTTACCAGTATGTGAATGAGTATGAATTTGGATTTACAACCAGTGCCTTTGCTAGTGCCTTCTATTCTTTAGTAGGACTTCACGGGGCACACGTAACGTTTGGATTGTGCTGGATTACGTTGTTAATCGTCCGTTACGCTCGTTCAGGTATCACGCTAACAAACGCTCCAAAGTTCTACGTAGCTAGTCTTTACTGGCACTTTATTGACGTAGTATGGGTATTTATCTTTACAGTTGTCTATCTTATGGGTGTAGGAGGTGGATCGCATGGCTAA
- the ctaD gene encoding cytochrome c oxidase subunit I → MAAVKQEKSVIMDWLTTVDHKKLGIMYLIAGTLFFCKAGLMAVFMRIQLMFPENTFLSGQTFNEFITMHGTIMLFLAATPLLFAFMNYFIPLQIGARDVAFPFVNALGFWIFLSGGLLLSTSWFFGGGPDAGWTAYVPLSTQDRLGIDFYVLGLQVSGIGTLISAINFLVTIVNMRAPGMTMMRLPLFVWTSFISSTLILFAFTPLAAGLALLMLERIFDAQFFVPSAGGNVVIWQHIFWIFGHPEVYILVLPAFGIISEVIPAFSRKRLFGYTAMVFATMIIAFLGFMVWAHHMFTVGMGPVANSVFAVATMTIAVPTGIKIFNWLFTMWGGKITFNTAMLFASSFVPTFVLGGVTGVMLAMAPVDYLYHDTYFVVAHFHYIIVGGIVLALFAGLFYWYPKMFNHKLNETLGKWFFVLFYIGFHLTFFIQHILGLMGMPRRVYTYLEGQGLDAYNMVSTIGTFFMTAGVLLLVVNIIYSAFKGERVTVADPWDARTLEWAVPTPVPEYNFAQTPQIRSLDPLFYEKIHGDGTMKPAEPIDEIHMPNGSILPLLISIGLYFVGFGLIMLEMENALINPWIVVVGGFAITFGCMAVRSIKEDHGYHVPIDQIKRELPRKGEK, encoded by the coding sequence TTGGCAGCTGTAAAACAAGAGAAAAGTGTCATTATGGACTGGTTAACAACCGTTGACCATAAAAAGCTTGGAATCATGTATTTAATTGCTGGAACATTATTTTTCTGTAAAGCCGGGTTGATGGCTGTTTTCATGCGGATTCAATTAATGTTTCCCGAGAATACGTTCTTAAGTGGACAAACGTTTAATGAATTTATTACGATGCATGGAACGATCATGCTATTCTTAGCGGCAACTCCTTTGTTGTTTGCTTTTATGAACTATTTCATTCCTTTGCAAATTGGGGCACGTGATGTTGCCTTTCCATTTGTGAATGCACTAGGATTCTGGATATTCTTATCCGGAGGACTATTATTAAGTACAAGTTGGTTTTTTGGGGGCGGGCCGGATGCTGGTTGGACAGCGTACGTTCCACTTTCCACACAAGACCGTTTAGGAATTGACTTTTACGTACTAGGGTTGCAAGTATCGGGGATTGGTACGTTAATCTCTGCGATTAACTTCCTAGTAACGATTGTAAACATGCGTGCACCTGGTATGACGATGATGAGACTTCCATTATTCGTGTGGACTTCTTTCATTTCCTCAACACTGATCTTATTTGCCTTCACTCCACTTGCGGCAGGTCTTGCGCTTTTAATGCTTGAGAGAATTTTTGATGCGCAGTTCTTTGTACCAAGTGCGGGAGGAAATGTGGTCATTTGGCAACACATATTCTGGATCTTTGGTCACCCGGAAGTATACATTCTTGTTCTTCCGGCATTTGGAATTATCTCTGAGGTTATTCCAGCCTTTTCTAGAAAACGACTGTTTGGTTATACGGCCATGGTCTTTGCAACAATGATTATTGCCTTCCTAGGATTTATGGTATGGGCTCACCACATGTTCACAGTTGGAATGGGACCTGTAGCTAACTCCGTATTTGCGGTAGCAACGATGACCATTGCTGTTCCTACAGGTATTAAAATCTTTAACTGGCTATTTACAATGTGGGGCGGGAAAATCACATTTAATACAGCAATGCTTTTTGCATCATCCTTTGTACCAACCTTTGTATTAGGTGGGGTAACTGGGGTTATGCTTGCGATGGCACCAGTTGACTACTTGTACCATGATACGTACTTTGTAGTTGCTCACTTCCATTACATTATTGTAGGTGGAATTGTACTCGCTTTATTTGCCGGGTTATTTTACTGGTATCCAAAGATGTTTAATCATAAGTTAAATGAAACACTTGGAAAATGGTTCTTCGTATTGTTTTACATCGGGTTCCATCTGACGTTCTTTATTCAGCATATTTTAGGATTAATGGGTATGCCAAGACGAGTCTATACATATCTAGAAGGTCAGGGTCTGGATGCGTATAATATGGTCAGTACAATTGGGACTTTCTTTATGACAGCTGGCGTATTACTTCTAGTTGTGAATATTATTTACTCAGCGTTTAAAGGAGAACGAGTAACAGTAGCTGATCCTTGGGATGCTAGAACGCTTGAGTGGGCTGTTCCGACACCTGTGCCAGAGTATAACTTTGCACAAACACCTCAAATTCGTTCACTCGATCCATTATTCTATGAAAAGATTCATGGAGACGGGACGATGAAGCCTGCTGAACCGATTGATGAGATCCATATGCCAAATGGTTCAATTTTACCACTTCTCATCTCAATAGGTCTTTATTTTGTAGGCTTTGGACTAATCATGCTTGAAATGGAGAATGCACTGATTAATCCATGGATTGTGGTTGTTGGTGGGTTTGCTATTACATTTGGCTGTATGGCTGTTAGATCTATAAAAGAAGATCATGGCTATCATGTACCAATTGATCAAATTAAGCGTGAATTACCTAGAAAGGGGGAAAAGTAG
- the coxB gene encoding cytochrome c oxidase subunit II: MKQVKAWSGRFGFLAVIFLLSGCFGNENLTALDPKGPQAKWIYDNMILSLYIMAFVTLVVFAIFFYIIAKFRRKEGDNEYPKQVHGSTVLEITWTVIPILLLLVLFVPTIIGTFDFAESQAPEDVEDAVYIDVTGHQYWWQFDYEEGFTAGQEVYIPTNERVYFTLNATDVIHSFWVPALGGKIDTVPGIENTLWLEASEPGTYMGKCAELCGPSHALMDFKLIALEREDYDQWVEDMAAKADVEQPEDSSVQQGYEVFQENCISCHAVSGPGSASGPTLTNFGDRNTIAGYLENTDEQLKAWIRNPDEFKQGNNMVPFPESEISEDEMDSLVAYLRSLNVRDGENAE; this comes from the coding sequence ATGAAACAAGTAAAGGCTTGGAGTGGACGGTTTGGATTTCTAGCAGTCATTTTTCTTTTATCAGGCTGTTTTGGGAACGAGAACTTGACGGCTTTAGATCCAAAAGGACCTCAAGCAAAATGGATCTATGACAATATGATTCTGTCATTATACATAATGGCATTTGTCACATTAGTGGTTTTCGCGATTTTCTTCTATATTATAGCGAAATTCCGTCGTAAAGAAGGAGATAACGAATACCCGAAACAAGTACACGGAAGCACAGTGTTGGAGATTACCTGGACGGTCATCCCAATTCTACTACTTTTAGTTCTGTTTGTTCCAACCATTATCGGAACGTTTGATTTCGCAGAAAGTCAAGCGCCTGAAGATGTAGAGGACGCCGTATACATAGATGTAACCGGTCATCAGTACTGGTGGCAGTTTGATTACGAGGAAGGGTTCACAGCAGGACAAGAGGTATATATTCCAACAAATGAGCGAGTGTATTTTACGTTAAATGCAACCGATGTTATTCACTCATTCTGGGTACCGGCACTTGGAGGTAAGATTGATACCGTCCCTGGTATTGAGAATACCTTATGGCTTGAAGCTAGTGAGCCAGGTACGTATATGGGTAAATGTGCAGAGTTATGTGGTCCATCTCATGCTTTAATGGATTTTAAACTAATTGCACTTGAACGTGAAGATTATGACCAATGGGTAGAGGATATGGCAGCGAAAGCAGATGTAGAGCAGCCGGAAGACTCTTCTGTGCAACAAGGGTATGAAGTATTCCAAGAGAACTGTATTAGCTGTCATGCCGTTAGTGGTCCTGGTTCAGCGTCAGGCCCGACATTAACAAACTTTGGTGATCGAAACACCATTGCTGGATATCTTGAGAATACAGATGAACAATTAAAGGCATGGATTCGAAATCCTGATGAATTTAAACAAGGAAACAACATGGTTCCATTCCCTGAGTCTGAAATCTCAGAAGACGAAATGGATTCACTTGTTGCATACTTACGCTCATTAAATGTTCGTGACGGAGAGAATGCAGAGTAA
- a CDS encoding heme A synthase, whose amino-acid sequence MHKRFKVFGVITALFVLLVLIQGALVSKTGSGEGCGNTWPLCFGEVVPLNPAIETVIEYTHRIVSGLAGFLVIILAFWAWKQLKHVREARFLAILSVFMIILQGLMGAGAVVFGQQPLVMALHFGFSALSLSSVVLLIILSFEDSKKGSRPAAPENSRGLRKYVLAVLLYCYAVIYTGAFVKHTDSTLACAGFPTCNGKWIPDAFWTVAPQYFHRIFGTIMLILLIILLIWVFRKFSQSRTIKWLSVISILLVIGQFSSGITIVLSLNQYLEVGMTHAVLVSLLFTCLAYMTMILFRKRSA is encoded by the coding sequence GTGCATAAGCGATTTAAAGTTTTTGGTGTCATTACAGCCTTATTTGTGCTACTAGTCCTGATCCAGGGAGCACTTGTTTCAAAAACGGGTTCTGGTGAAGGGTGTGGGAATACGTGGCCCCTATGCTTTGGTGAGGTTGTTCCATTAAACCCTGCCATTGAGACCGTCATTGAGTATACACATCGTATCGTGTCAGGCTTAGCTGGTTTTCTTGTTATTATCCTGGCTTTTTGGGCCTGGAAGCAATTAAAGCATGTTCGTGAAGCTAGATTTTTGGCGATTCTCTCTGTGTTTATGATTATCTTGCAAGGATTAATGGGTGCAGGAGCTGTTGTTTTCGGACAACAACCTTTAGTTATGGCTCTGCATTTTGGTTTTTCAGCCTTATCTCTTTCATCCGTTGTGTTATTAATCATTTTAAGCTTCGAGGATTCGAAGAAAGGTTCTCGCCCTGCTGCACCTGAGAACAGTAGAGGTTTGCGCAAATACGTTTTAGCTGTCTTATTGTATTGTTACGCGGTTATTTATACAGGTGCTTTCGTAAAGCATACAGATTCAACGCTCGCATGTGCTGGTTTCCCTACATGTAACGGAAAATGGATCCCGGATGCTTTCTGGACAGTTGCTCCACAATATTTCCATCGTATCTTTGGGACCATCATGCTTATACTCTTAATCATCTTACTCATATGGGTCTTTAGAAAGTTTAGTCAAAGTCGAACCATTAAATGGTTAAGTGTCATTTCAATCCTATTAGTAATCGGGCAATTCTCAAGTGGAATTACCATCGTTTTAAGTCTGAACCAGTACCTTGAGGTTGGTATGACTCATGCAGTCTTAGTGTCTTTATTATTTACGTGCTTAGCCTACATGACCATGATTTTATTCAGAAAACGTTCAGCTTAA
- the pyc gene encoding pyruvate carboxylase, which translates to MNGLQSIKKVLVANRGEIAIRIFRACSELHIRTVAVYSKEDLGAYHRYKADEAYLIGEGKKPIDAYLDIEGIIETAKLHGVDAIHPGYGFLSENLQFAKRCHEEGIIFIGPELEHLRMFGDKVQAKEQALKAKLPVIPGSDGPVNGVEEVEAFAQEHGYPFIIKASLGGGGRGMRIVRAAEDLRESYDRAKSEAKSAFGNDEVYVEKFVENPKHIEVQILADKHGNIVHLYERDCSVQRRHQKVVEVAPSVSLGEGVRERICEAAVQLAEAIGYVNAGTVEFLATENGDFYFIEVNPRVQVEHTITEMVTGIDIVQSQLLIADGEKLHDSKMGIPAQEDIQCSGFAIQSRVTTEDPANGFLPDTGRINAYRSGGGFGVRLDAGNGFQGSVISPHYDSLLVKVSTWALTYEGAASKMLRNLREFRIRGIKTNIAFLENVVRHESFLNGSYNTSFIDTTPELFIFPKRKDRGTKMLTFLGETIVNGYPGIDQQKKPNFEKPVVPKINPIEEMPRGSKQILDEQGPEGLAKWVKEQKDVLLTDTTFRDAHQSLLATRVRTHDLKKIAEPTARLLPNLFSMEMWGGATFDVAMRFLHEDPWERLLVLRKQAPNVLFQMLLRASNAVGYTNYPDNAVDEFVSKSASAGIDVFRIFDSLNWVEGMRPAIESVRKTGKIAEAAMCYTGDITDSSRTKYDLNYYVNLARELESAGAHILAIKDMAGLLKPEAAYTLVSALKETIDIPVHLHTHDTSGNGVYMYAKAVEAGVDIVDVAISSMAGLTSQPSANTLYYALGGSEKQPDVNIHALEQLDEFWGATRKYYQGFESGMNAPHTEVYQHEMPGGQYSNLQQQAKAVDLGERWNEVKKMYRVVNDMFGDVVKVTPSSKVVGDMALYMVQNDLSREDVYAKGHSLDFPDSVVEFFQGQLGQPYQGFPKELQDIILKSRKPIEGRPGALLEPVDFEEIQNKLFKQLNRQVTSHDVLSYVMYPKVFTEFEQFRDSFGDVSVLDTPTFFYGLKPGEEIEVEIEQGKTLIVKLVSVSAPRDDAKRIVYFELNGQPREVLIQDQSVQTKVKSRPKVDKNNEKQIGATMPGTVIKALVAKGDQVKKGDHLLITEAMKMETTVQAAFDGEIKDVFVSDNEPIATGDLLIEFV; encoded by the coding sequence ATGAACGGGTTACAATCCATTAAAAAAGTGTTGGTAGCAAACCGTGGAGAAATCGCAATTCGAATTTTCCGAGCATGTTCTGAGTTACATATCCGAACAGTGGCTGTATATTCTAAAGAAGACTTAGGAGCTTATCATAGATATAAAGCCGATGAAGCCTATCTGATTGGTGAAGGTAAAAAACCAATCGATGCATATCTAGACATAGAAGGAATTATTGAAACCGCAAAGCTACACGGTGTCGATGCAATTCATCCAGGTTACGGATTCTTATCTGAGAACCTTCAATTTGCGAAACGTTGTCATGAAGAAGGAATCATCTTTATTGGGCCAGAACTTGAGCATCTTCGGATGTTTGGTGATAAAGTCCAAGCAAAAGAACAAGCGTTAAAAGCGAAGTTACCAGTTATTCCAGGTAGTGATGGTCCTGTAAACGGCGTGGAGGAAGTTGAAGCCTTTGCCCAAGAGCATGGCTATCCATTTATTATAAAAGCGTCACTTGGTGGCGGCGGTCGTGGAATGAGAATTGTACGAGCTGCTGAAGATCTGCGTGAATCATATGATCGTGCAAAATCGGAGGCAAAGTCTGCCTTCGGGAATGATGAGGTCTATGTTGAGAAATTTGTAGAAAATCCAAAGCATATTGAGGTTCAAATTCTAGCTGATAAACACGGCAACATTGTGCACCTATATGAACGAGACTGCTCCGTTCAACGTCGTCATCAGAAAGTGGTTGAGGTCGCACCAAGTGTTTCGTTGGGTGAAGGTGTACGCGAACGTATTTGCGAAGCAGCGGTTCAACTAGCTGAAGCAATCGGTTATGTGAATGCGGGTACCGTTGAATTTTTAGCAACAGAAAATGGGGATTTCTATTTCATCGAAGTAAATCCACGTGTTCAAGTAGAGCATACGATTACAGAGATGGTAACGGGAATTGATATTGTTCAATCACAGCTATTAATTGCAGACGGTGAGAAGCTTCATGATTCGAAAATGGGTATCCCAGCACAAGAAGATATTCAATGTAGTGGGTTTGCCATTCAATCACGTGTAACAACAGAGGATCCGGCTAACGGATTCTTACCAGATACAGGACGAATTAATGCATACCGTTCAGGTGGTGGCTTTGGTGTACGTCTTGATGCAGGAAATGGATTCCAAGGATCTGTTATTTCTCCGCATTATGATTCCTTATTAGTAAAAGTGTCTACGTGGGCATTAACGTATGAGGGAGCCGCATCAAAAATGCTGCGGAATTTGCGCGAATTCCGTATTCGTGGAATTAAAACAAATATTGCGTTCCTTGAAAATGTTGTGCGACATGAATCGTTTTTAAATGGTTCATACAATACTTCATTTATCGACACAACGCCTGAATTGTTTATTTTCCCTAAACGAAAAGACCGCGGAACAAAAATGCTTACGTTCTTAGGAGAAACAATCGTTAACGGATATCCAGGAATTGATCAACAGAAAAAGCCAAACTTTGAAAAGCCGGTTGTACCAAAAATCAATCCAATCGAGGAAATGCCTCGTGGTTCAAAACAAATCCTTGATGAACAAGGACCTGAGGGCTTGGCCAAATGGGTGAAAGAACAAAAAGATGTGTTACTAACAGATACGACGTTTCGTGATGCGCATCAATCACTTCTTGCGACTCGTGTAAGGACACATGATTTGAAGAAGATAGCTGAGCCTACAGCACGATTGTTACCAAACCTATTCTCTATGGAGATGTGGGGTGGAGCAACATTTGATGTGGCCATGCGCTTCTTACATGAAGATCCTTGGGAAAGACTGCTGGTACTAAGAAAACAAGCACCAAATGTATTATTCCAAATGCTATTACGTGCGTCAAATGCAGTAGGGTATACAAACTATCCAGATAATGCTGTAGATGAATTTGTCTCAAAATCTGCCTCTGCAGGGATCGATGTATTCCGTATTTTCGATAGCTTAAACTGGGTGGAAGGAATGCGTCCGGCCATTGAGTCTGTTCGCAAGACTGGAAAGATTGCAGAAGCCGCAATGTGCTATACAGGAGACATTACAGATTCATCTCGGACAAAGTATGATCTGAATTATTACGTAAACCTCGCTCGTGAGCTTGAGTCAGCCGGAGCACATATTCTTGCCATTAAAGATATGGCAGGGTTACTTAAGCCAGAAGCAGCTTACACTCTTGTATCTGCATTAAAAGAAACAATCGACATCCCGGTTCATCTCCATACACATGATACAAGCGGAAATGGTGTGTATATGTATGCAAAAGCAGTGGAAGCGGGAGTAGATATCGTCGATGTTGCGATTAGCTCTATGGCAGGTTTAACGTCTCAACCAAGTGCAAACACTCTTTATTACGCACTCGGTGGATCAGAGAAGCAACCTGATGTAAATATTCATGCTCTTGAACAGCTTGACGAGTTCTGGGGTGCAACAAGAAAATACTATCAAGGCTTTGAAAGTGGCATGAATGCTCCTCATACAGAGGTGTATCAGCACGAAATGCCTGGTGGGCAATACAGCAATCTTCAGCAACAAGCAAAAGCAGTTGATCTTGGAGAGCGCTGGAACGAGGTTAAGAAAATGTATCGTGTAGTTAACGATATGTTTGGTGATGTTGTAAAAGTAACACCTTCTTCTAAAGTTGTAGGGGACATGGCTTTATACATGGTTCAAAACGATTTATCTAGAGAAGATGTATACGCTAAAGGTCACTCTCTTGATTTCCCTGATTCTGTTGTTGAGTTCTTCCAAGGACAGCTTGGACAACCGTATCAAGGATTCCCTAAAGAGCTTCAAGACATCATTCTTAAGTCTCGCAAGCCAATTGAAGGACGTCCAGGAGCCCTTCTTGAGCCAGTTGATTTTGAAGAGATCCAAAATAAGCTCTTTAAACAACTGAATCGTCAAGTAACAAGTCACGATGTGTTGTCATATGTGATGTATCCAAAAGTATTTACTGAATTCGAGCAGTTCCGTGACAGTTTTGGAGATGTATCTGTACTTGATACGCCAACCTTCTTCTATGGTCTAAAACCAGGCGAAGAAATTGAAGTTGAAATCGAACAAGGGAAAACATTAATTGTTAAGCTTGTTTCTGTTTCAGCTCCAAGAGATGATGCGAAACGCATTGTGTACTTTGAATTAAATGGTCAGCCAAGGGAAGTATTAATTCAAGATCAATCTGTTCAGACAAAAGTAAAATCCCGTCCGAAGGTTGATAAGAATAACGAAAAACAAATCGGTGCGACTATGCCAGGAACAGTCATTAAAGCTCTTGTAGCTAAAGGTGATCAAGTGAAAAAAGGTGACCACTTACTTATTACAGAAGCGATGAAAATGGAAACAACGGTACAGGCTGCTTTTGATGGTGAAATTAAGGATGTCTTTGTATCCGACAATGAACCAATTGCAACAGGTGATTTACTTATCGAATTCGTTTAA
- a CDS encoding YlaN family protein: MSIKVMTSQAEKAYALLQSDAEKIRKLIEVQLENLTMPQCPLYEEVLDTRMFGLSREIDFAVRLGLVDEEQGKLILSELQRRLDDLHDLTIKR; this comes from the coding sequence ATGTCGATTAAGGTGATGACCAGCCAGGCTGAGAAAGCATACGCACTTCTGCAGTCTGACGCAGAAAAGATCCGCAAGCTTATTGAAGTTCAGTTGGAAAATCTAACGATGCCTCAATGCCCCCTCTACGAAGAAGTACTAGATACTCGTATGTTTGGGCTTTCACGCGAAATTGATTTTGCTGTTCGATTAGGCTTAGTAGACGAAGAGCAGGGAAAACTTATTTTAAGTGAATTACAACGTAGACTGGACGACTTACACGATTTAACAATTAAACGTTAA
- a CDS encoding peptidyl-prolyl cis-trans isomerase codes for MSEFVFFIDGEVDRPLTIDPTVWIFDERKVDLSTYFDELETMDDEITAYQKSISAQWDKERTEGSEPPNPNHNGNLIRYNKQALINGSFGMPLKSFLSNANPTESASSVKIETDNGESHSCSLEEAFKLIVGFSKDGQPLRDNGPVHIYYGDGSNAKNPITHVKRIVIENGL; via the coding sequence TTGAGTGAATTTGTATTTTTTATCGATGGCGAAGTAGATCGCCCATTAACAATTGATCCGACTGTTTGGATTTTCGACGAACGAAAAGTGGATTTAAGCACTTACTTTGACGAGCTAGAAACGATGGATGATGAGATCACAGCTTATCAAAAATCGATCTCAGCCCAATGGGATAAGGAACGTACGGAAGGTTCAGAGCCTCCAAACCCGAACCATAACGGAAATCTCATTCGGTATAACAAGCAAGCGTTGATAAATGGATCATTTGGTATGCCTTTAAAATCTTTTTTATCAAATGCGAACCCTACCGAAAGCGCTTCATCTGTAAAAATTGAAACGGATAACGGAGAGTCCCATTCTTGCTCTCTTGAAGAGGCATTTAAACTAATTGTTGGGTTTTCAAAAGACGGACAGCCGCTAAGAGATAACGGCCCTGTCCACATTTATTACGGTGACGGCTCCAATGCCAAAAATCCAATTACTCATGTAAAGAGAATAGTGATTGAAAACGGTTTATAA